The following proteins come from a genomic window of Vidua chalybeata isolate OUT-0048 chromosome 2, bVidCha1 merged haplotype, whole genome shotgun sequence:
- the TIMM10B gene encoding mitochondrial import inner membrane translocase subunit Tim10 B — protein MDPAAEHRQQLRSLRDFLLVYNRMTELCFRHCVCNLNYRLLTGREESCLDSCAARLVRANHRLMGAYVGLVPALLQRRAAEHGAPAGPPGLPASSEPAPGPAGDAPAAGT, from the exons atGGACCCGGCGGCCGAGCACCGGCAGCAGCTCCGCAGC ctgcgGGACTTCCTTCTGGTCTACAACCGCATGACCGAGCTCTGCTTCCGTCACTGCGTCTGCAACCTCAACTACCGGCTGCTCACGGGCCGCGAG GAGTCGTGCCTGGACAGCTGCGCCGCGAGGCTGGTCCGCGCCAACCACCGCCTGATGGGCGCCTACGTGGGGCTGGTGCCGGCGCTGCTGCAGCGCCGCGCAGCCGAGCACGGGGCTCCAGCGGGGCCACCCGGACTGCCGGCCTCCTCTGAGCCGGCCCCGGGCCCCGCGGGAGACGCTCCCGCTGCCGGCACGTAG
- the ARFIP2 gene encoding arfaptin-2 isoform X1, which produces MSDGILSKAATMEIPISSNGDTSSLPEDDGLEQDLQQVMVSGPNLNETSIVSGGYGGTAEGIIPTGTIKAPPFPGSLVHPHPPRGPSVPPSAPAARRMARPATAPAGPGLHPPPPGPPPGGEEVVRGIAVEKFDIVKKWGINTYKCTKQLLSERFGRGSRTVDLELETQIELLRETKRKYESVLHLARALTAHLYSLVQTQHALGDAFADLSQKSPELQEEFGYNAETQKLLCKNGETLLGAVNFFVSSINTLVNKTMEDTLMTVKQYETARLEYDAYRTDLEELSMGPRDAGAVSRLDAAQSQFQSHKDKYEKLRADVAIKLKFLEENKIKVMHKQLLLFHNAISAYFAGNQQQLEQTLKQFNIKLKTPGAEKPSWLEEQ; this is translated from the exons ATGTCGGACGGGATCCTGAGCAAGGCAGCCACCATGGAGATCCCCATCAGCAGCAACGGGGACACCAGCAGCCTGCCCGAGGACGATGGCCTGGAGCAG GACCTGCAGCAGGTGATGGTGTCGGGACCCAACCTGAATGAGACCAGCATTGTGTCAGGCGGCTATGGGGGCACGGCCGAGGGCATCATCCCCACCGGCACCATCAAAG cccccccATTTCCAGGCTCTCTTGTCCACCCTCACCCCCCCCGAGGACCGTCGGTGCCCCCCAGCGCGCCTGCTGCCCGTAGGATGGCCCGCCCGGCCACGGCTCCCGCAG gccctgggCTGCACCCACCACCCCCCGGACCCCCACCTGGTGGAGAGGAGGTCGTGCGTGGCATTGCCGTTGAGAAGTTTGACATTGTCAAGAAGTGGGGGATCAACACCTACAAG TGCACCAAGCAGCTGCTCTCGGAGCGCTTCGGCCGGGGGTCCCGCACAGTGGACCTGGAGCTGGAGACCCAGATCGAGCTGCTGCGTGAGACCAAGCGCAAGTACGAGAGCGTCCTGCACCTGGCACGGGCACTCACGGCCCACCTCTACAGCCTCGTACAGACCCAGCACGCCCTGGGGGACGCCTTTGCTGACCTCAGCCAGAAATCCCCTGAGCTCCAG gaggAGTTTGGGTACAACGCGGAGACGCAGAAGCTGCTGTGCAAGAACGGGGAGACGCTGCTGGGCGCCGTCAACTTCTTTGTGTCCAGCATCAACACGCTGGTCAACAAGACCATGGAGGACACGCTCATGACAGTGAAGCAGTATGAGACAgccag GTTGGAGTATGACGCGTACCGCACGgacctggaggagctgagcatGGGCCCGCGCGACGCCGGCGCCGTGAGCCGCCTGGACGCGGCCCAGAGCCAGTTCCAGAGCCACAAGGACAAGTACGAGAAGCTGCGGGCAGACGTGGCCATCAAGCTCAAATTCTTGGAGGAGAACAAG ATCAAGGTGATGCACAAGCAACTGCTGCTCTTCCACAACGCCATCTCTGCGTACTTTGCTGGGAACCAGCAGCAGCTTGAGCAGACCCTCAAGCAGTTCAACATCAAGCTCAAGACCCCCGGCGCCGAGAAGCCCTCCTGGCTGGAGGAGCAGtga
- the ARFIP2 gene encoding arfaptin-2 isoform X2: MSDGILSKAATMEIPISSNGDTSSLPEDDGLEQDLQQVMVSGPNLNETSIVSGGYGGTAEGIIPTGTIKGPGLHPPPPGPPPGGEEVVRGIAVEKFDIVKKWGINTYKCTKQLLSERFGRGSRTVDLELETQIELLRETKRKYESVLHLARALTAHLYSLVQTQHALGDAFADLSQKSPELQEEFGYNAETQKLLCKNGETLLGAVNFFVSSINTLVNKTMEDTLMTVKQYETARLEYDAYRTDLEELSMGPRDAGAVSRLDAAQSQFQSHKDKYEKLRADVAIKLKFLEENKIKVMHKQLLLFHNAISAYFAGNQQQLEQTLKQFNIKLKTPGAEKPSWLEEQ; the protein is encoded by the exons ATGTCGGACGGGATCCTGAGCAAGGCAGCCACCATGGAGATCCCCATCAGCAGCAACGGGGACACCAGCAGCCTGCCCGAGGACGATGGCCTGGAGCAG GACCTGCAGCAGGTGATGGTGTCGGGACCCAACCTGAATGAGACCAGCATTGTGTCAGGCGGCTATGGGGGCACGGCCGAGGGCATCATCCCCACCGGCACCATCAAAG gccctgggCTGCACCCACCACCCCCCGGACCCCCACCTGGTGGAGAGGAGGTCGTGCGTGGCATTGCCGTTGAGAAGTTTGACATTGTCAAGAAGTGGGGGATCAACACCTACAAG TGCACCAAGCAGCTGCTCTCGGAGCGCTTCGGCCGGGGGTCCCGCACAGTGGACCTGGAGCTGGAGACCCAGATCGAGCTGCTGCGTGAGACCAAGCGCAAGTACGAGAGCGTCCTGCACCTGGCACGGGCACTCACGGCCCACCTCTACAGCCTCGTACAGACCCAGCACGCCCTGGGGGACGCCTTTGCTGACCTCAGCCAGAAATCCCCTGAGCTCCAG gaggAGTTTGGGTACAACGCGGAGACGCAGAAGCTGCTGTGCAAGAACGGGGAGACGCTGCTGGGCGCCGTCAACTTCTTTGTGTCCAGCATCAACACGCTGGTCAACAAGACCATGGAGGACACGCTCATGACAGTGAAGCAGTATGAGACAgccag GTTGGAGTATGACGCGTACCGCACGgacctggaggagctgagcatGGGCCCGCGCGACGCCGGCGCCGTGAGCCGCCTGGACGCGGCCCAGAGCCAGTTCCAGAGCCACAAGGACAAGTACGAGAAGCTGCGGGCAGACGTGGCCATCAAGCTCAAATTCTTGGAGGAGAACAAG ATCAAGGTGATGCACAAGCAACTGCTGCTCTTCCACAACGCCATCTCTGCGTACTTTGCTGGGAACCAGCAGCAGCTTGAGCAGACCCTCAAGCAGTTCAACATCAAGCTCAAGACCCCCGGCGCCGAGAAGCCCTCCTGGCTGGAGGAGCAGtga
- the ARFIP2 gene encoding arfaptin-2 isoform X3, translating into MRPALCQAAMGARPRASSPPCTKQLLSERFGRGSRTVDLELETQIELLRETKRKYESVLHLARALTAHLYSLVQTQHALGDAFADLSQKSPELQEEFGYNAETQKLLCKNGETLLGAVNFFVSSINTLVNKTMEDTLMTVKQYETARLEYDAYRTDLEELSMGPRDAGAVSRLDAAQSQFQSHKDKYEKLRADVAIKLKFLEENKIKVMHKQLLLFHNAISAYFAGNQQQLEQTLKQFNIKLKTPGAEKPSWLEEQ; encoded by the exons ATGAGACCAGCATTGTGTCAGGCGGCTATGGGGGCACGGCCGAGGGCATCATCCCCACCG TGCACCAAGCAGCTGCTCTCGGAGCGCTTCGGCCGGGGGTCCCGCACAGTGGACCTGGAGCTGGAGACCCAGATCGAGCTGCTGCGTGAGACCAAGCGCAAGTACGAGAGCGTCCTGCACCTGGCACGGGCACTCACGGCCCACCTCTACAGCCTCGTACAGACCCAGCACGCCCTGGGGGACGCCTTTGCTGACCTCAGCCAGAAATCCCCTGAGCTCCAG gaggAGTTTGGGTACAACGCGGAGACGCAGAAGCTGCTGTGCAAGAACGGGGAGACGCTGCTGGGCGCCGTCAACTTCTTTGTGTCCAGCATCAACACGCTGGTCAACAAGACCATGGAGGACACGCTCATGACAGTGAAGCAGTATGAGACAgccag GTTGGAGTATGACGCGTACCGCACGgacctggaggagctgagcatGGGCCCGCGCGACGCCGGCGCCGTGAGCCGCCTGGACGCGGCCCAGAGCCAGTTCCAGAGCCACAAGGACAAGTACGAGAAGCTGCGGGCAGACGTGGCCATCAAGCTCAAATTCTTGGAGGAGAACAAG ATCAAGGTGATGCACAAGCAACTGCTGCTCTTCCACAACGCCATCTCTGCGTACTTTGCTGGGAACCAGCAGCAGCTTGAGCAGACCCTCAAGCAGTTCAACATCAAGCTCAAGACCCCCGGCGCCGAGAAGCCCTCCTGGCTGGAGGAGCAGtga
- the TRIM3 gene encoding tripartite motif-containing protein 3: MARHEPASPVVRQIDQQFLICSICLDRYCNPKVLPCLHTFCERCLQNYIPAQSLSLSCPVCRQTSILPERGVPALPNNFFITNLMEVLQRDPDPRGAPPAPLPPLGAATGQPLCCPNHEGKVMEFYCEPCETAMCRECTEGERREHRDHRTVPLRDVLEQHKAALQHQLDAVRARLPQLAAAVGLVAEISRQLGQRRAEAEAEIGSSFEELEAALRQRREVLLRDLEATCAAKQQVLEAQLEVLRQGQESILSSCAFTEQALHHGSATEVLLVQKQMGERLRELAARPFPEHPHENAQLEFHAEPEGLRRSIQNLGSLLTTSATAHTTVATGEGLRQAVVGQPCSLSVTTKDKDGALVRSGGARLRFAVTGPDGAAAEAEVQDNRNGTYELVYTPRTEGDFVLSILLYGQPVRGSPFRARALRPSDVPPSPEEAKRRVKSPGGGHVRQKALRRPASMYGSAKRKENPIEDELIFRVGSRGREKGEFTNLQGISTSSAGRIVVADSNNQCVQVFSNEGQFRLRFGVRGRSPGQLQRPTGVSVDTNGDIIVADYDNRWVSVFSPEGKFKTKLGAGRLMGPKGVAVDRNGHIIVVDNKACCVFIFQPNGKLVARFGSRGTAERQFAGPHFVAVNNKNEIVVTDFHNHSVKVYNAEGEFLFKFGSHGEGNGQFNAPTGVAVDSNGNIIVADWGNSRIQVFDSAGSFLSYINTAADPLYGPQGLALTSDGHVVVADSGNHCFKAYRYLQ; encoded by the exons ATGGCCCGCCATGAGCCCGCCAGCCCGGTGGTGCGGCAGATTGACCAGCAGTTCCTGATCTGCAGCATCTGCCTCGACCGCTACTGCAACCCCAaggtgctgccctgcctgcacacCTTCTGCGAGAG GTGTCTGCAGAACTACATTCCGGCCCAGAGCCTGTCCCTGTCGTGCCCCGTGTGCCGCCAGACCTCGATCCTGCCCGAGCGGGGGGTCCCGGCGCTGCCCAACAACTTCTTCATCACCAACCTGATGGAGGTGCTGCAGCGGGACCCTGACCCCCGCGGGGccccccctgcacccctgcCCCCCCTGGGCGCCGCCACCGGGCAGCCGCTCTGCTGCCCGAACCACGAGGGAAAG GTGATGGAGTTCTACTGCGAGCCCTGCGAGACGGCCATGTGCCGGGAGTGCACGGagggggagcggcgggagcaCCGGGACCACCGCACCGTGCCACTGCGTGAcgtgctggagcagcacaaggcagccctgcagcaccagctcgACGCTGTGCGTGCCAG GCTGCCACAGCTGGCggcagctgtggggctggtAGCCGAGATCAGCCGGCAGCTGGGGCAACGCCGGGCTGAGGCCGAGGCAGAAATTGGGAGCAGCTTcgaggagctggaggcagcgCTGCGCCAGCGGCGGGAGGTGCTGCTGCGCGACCTGGAAGCCACCTGTGCTGCCAAGCAGCAG GTGctggaggcacagctggaggtgCTGCGGCAGGGCCAGGAGAGCATCCTGAGCAGCTGCGCGTTCACAGAGCAGGCGCTGCACCACGGTTCAGCCACGGAGGTGCTGCTGGTACAGAAGCAGATGGGCGAGCGGCTGCGGGAGCTGGCGGCGCGGCCCTTCCCCGAGCACCCGCACGAGAACGCGCAGCTCGAGTTCCACGCCGAGCCCGAGGGGCTGCGCCGCTCCATCCAGAACCTGGGCTCGCTGCTGACCACCAGCGCCACGGCACACACCACGGTGGCCACGGGTGAGGGGCTGCGCCAGGCCGTGGTGGGGCAGCCCTGCTCGCTCAGCGTCACCACCAAGGACAAGGACGGCGCGCTGGTGCGCAGCGGCGGCGCCCGCCTGCGCTTCGCCGTGACGGGCCCCGACGGCGCCGCGGCCGAGGCCGAGGTGCAGGACAACCGCAATGGCACCTACGAGCTGGTGTACACGCCGCGCACCGAGGGTGACTTTGTGCTGTCCATCCTGCTGTACGGGCAGCCCGTGCGTGGCTCCCCCTTCCGCGCGCGCGCCCTGCGCCCCAGCGACGTGCCCCCCTCCCCCGAGGAGGCCAAGCGCCGCGTCAAGTCCCCAGGCGGGGGGCACGTGCGGCAGAAGGCCCTGCGCCGCCCCGCCAGCATGTACGGCAGCGCCAAGCGCAAGGAGAACCCCATCGAGGACGAGCTCATCTTTCGCGTCG GCAGCCGTGGCCGGGAGAAGGGCGAGTTCACCAACCTGCAGGGGATCTCCACATCCAGTGCCGGCCGCATCGTCGTGGCCGACAGCAACAACCAGTGCGTGCAG GTGTTCAGTAACGAGGGGCAGTTCCGGCTGCGTTTCGGGGTGCGGGGGCGTTCCCCGGGGCAACTCCAGCGCCCCACGGGGGTCTCAGTGGACACCAATGGTGACATCATTGTGGCCGACTACGACAACCGCTGGGTCAGTGTGTTCTCACCTGAGGGCAAGTTCAAG ACAAAGCTGGGCGCGGGCCGGCTGATGGGCCCCAAGGGCGTTGCCGTGGACCGCAACGGACACATCATCGTGGTGGACAACAAGGCGTGTTGCGTCTTCATCTTCCAGCCCAACGGGAAGCTGGTGGCGCGTTTCGGCTCCCGCGGCACCGCTGAGCGCCAGTTTGCAG GACCCCATTTTGTGGCTGTCAACAACAAGAACGAGATCGTGGTGACTGACTTCCACAACCACTCTGTGAAG GTGTACAACGCTGAGGGCGAGTTCCTGTTCAAGTTCGGGTCGCACGGGGAGGGCAACGGGCAGTTCAACGCACCCACAGGGGTGGCCGTGGACAGCAATGGCAACATCATCGTGGCTGACTGGGGCAACAGCCGCATCCAG GTGTTTGACAGCGCGGGCTCATTCCTGTCCTACATCAACACGGCGGCTGACCCGCTGTACGGGCCACAGGGGCTGGCCCTCACCTCCGACGGCCACGTTGTTGTGGCCGACTCGGGCAACCACTGCTTCAAGGCCTATCGCTACCTGCAGTGA
- the APBB1 gene encoding amyloid beta precursor protein binding family B member 1 isoform X2: MSGALSKRSDLANDNRCPGLSLGLAAAPDPRTGPGGAPAEELPGAGWAKAGQDQNRNELEPGPGPGRSPGAHGESPGALEPGVRARNARNAAGNPRALLIGASEEEEEDEDEEEDEEEEDGAGVSPPALGTERALREPPGRSASRLFGGPGPGSDEDSSWATLSQGSPGSSPDEPESLWPCGAGAHGDLPPGWLRVQDTSGTYYWHVPTGTTQWEPPGGPHESPSDGSTPTEGPTLSWTSFAPAETFNDGDLWKDPTAEEEEEEEEEDEEPGVSDLEMLSPGPGSPGEGMALSEEDVLDSKARALLLLEERTLKLVDPQDRALLHAQPVGGIRVWGVGRHGSRDFAYVARDPLTQVLKCHVFRCEGPASAIAAGLHRVCAQLTAERRSARAAGNGLGTDPPRLGEPPLQVEFPAPKSEVVQRFPVCYLGCVPVAKPVGMDVINAALEAALAPGSGEPPAPTPVVVSVAPATLTIAHRQTEAVLCECRVRFLSFMGVGRDVRAFAFIMASAPGTFRCHMVWCEPNAAGLSEALQAACVLRYQKCLDARPQASSSCLPAPPADSVARRVGSSVRRGVQTLLGTLKPRRGGAQTP, translated from the exons ATGTCGGGGGCCCTGAGCAAGCGCAGCGACCTGGCCAACGACAACCGGTGCCCggggctgagcctggggctGGCGGCGGCCCCCGACCCCCGCACCGGCCCCGGGGGGGCCCCGGCCGAGGAGCTGCCCGGCGCCGGGTGGGCGAAGGCCGGGCAGGACCAGAACCGCAACGAGCTcgagccggggccggggccggggcggtcTCCCGGGGCGCACGGGGAGTCCCCCGGAGCCCTCGAGCCGGGGGTCCGGGCCCGCAATGCCCGGAACGCCGCCGGGAACCCGCGGGCTCTGCTGATCGGCGCctcggaggaggaggaggaggatgaagatgaggaggaggacgaggaggaggaggacggcGCCGGGGTCTCTCCGCCGGCTCTGGGCACGGAGCGGGCCCTGCGGGAGCCCCCGGGGCGCAGCGCCAGCCGCCTCTTCGGggggcccggccccggcagcgACGAGGACTCGAGCTGGGCCACGttgagccagggcagccccgGCAGCTCCCCCGATGAGCCAG agtcGCTGTGGCCGTGTGGCGCGGGAGCACACGGGGACCTGCCCCCCGGCTGGCTGCGGGTGCAGGACACCTCGGGCACCTACTACTGGCATGTCCCCACTGGGACCACGCAGTGGGAGCCCCCCGGCGGGCCCCACGAGAGCCCTTCCGATGGCAGCACCCCCACCGAGGGGCCCACC CTTTCCTGGACGAGCTTTGCCCCGGCCGAGACCTTCAACGATGGGGACTTGTGGAAG GACCCcacagctgaggaggaggaggaggaggaagaggaagatgaggagccAGGAGTGTCAGACCTGGAGATGCTGTCACCAGGCCCAGGATCACCAGGAGAGGG CATGGCCCTGAGCGAGGAGGATGTGCTGGACTCCAAG GCAcgggcgctgctgctgctggaggagcgCACGCTGAAGCTGGTGGACCCCCAGGACCGGGCCCTGCTGCACGCGCAGCCCGTGGGCGGCATCCGCGTGTGGGGCGTGGGGCGGCACGGCAGCAG gGACTTTGCATACGTGGCCCGGGACCCCCTGACGCAGGTGCTGAAGTGCCACGTGTTCCGCTGCGAGGGGCCCGCCAGCGCCATCGCTGCTGGGCTGCACCGGGTCTGTGCTCAG ctGACGGCGGAGCGGCGAAGTGCCCGGGCAGCAGGCAACGGCCTGGGGACAGACCCCCCCCGGCTGGGGGAGCCTCCCCTGCAGG TGGAGTTCCCAGCCCCCAAGAGTGAGGTGGTTCAGCGCTTCCCCGTGTGTTACCTGGGCTGTGTCCCCGTGGCCAAGCCAGTGG gcATGGATGTGATCAACGCGGCACTGGAGGCGGCGCTGGCCCCTGGCTCAGGGGAGCCCCCTGCGCCCACCCCCGTGGTGGTCAGTGTGGCCCCCGCCACCCTCACCATTGCTCACCGCCAG ACAGAGGCGGTGCTGTGCGAGTGCCGCGTGCGGTTCCTGTCCTTCATGGGGGTGGGACGCGACGTCCGCGCCTTCGCCTTCATCATGGCCAGCGCCCCCGGCACCTTCCGCTGCCACATGGTGTGGTGCGAGCCCAACGCCGCGGGGCTCAGTGAGGCGCTGCAGGCCGCCTGCGTG CTCCGCTACCAGAAGTGCCTGGACGCGCGGCCCCAggcctccagctcctgcctgccgGCCCCTCCGGCCGACTCGGTGGCGCGGCGGGTGGGCTCCTCCGTGCGCCGAGGGGTGCAGACCCTCCTGGGGACCCTCAAACCGCGGCGGGGAGGGGCGCAGACCCCGTGA
- the APBB1 gene encoding amyloid beta precursor protein binding family B member 1 isoform X1 — translation MSGALSKRSDLANDNRCPGLSLGLAAAPDPRTGPGGAPAEELPGAGWAKAGQDQNRNELEPGPGPGRSPGAHGESPGALEPGVRARNARNAAGNPRALLIGASEEEEEDEDEEEDEEEEDGAGVSPPALGTERALREPPGRSASRLFGGPGPGSDEDSSWATLSQGSPGSSPDEPESLWPCGAGAHGDLPPGWLRVQDTSGTYYWHVPTGTTQWEPPGGPHESPSDGSTPTEGPTLSWTSFAPAETFNDGDLWKDPTAEEEEEEEEEDEEPGVSDLEMLSPGPGSPGEGMALSEEDVLDSKGLPVRSLGWVQLREEELGPGRSSSAVSACIRQLSGPREGPPGTWGEARALLLLEERTLKLVDPQDRALLHAQPVGGIRVWGVGRHGSRDFAYVARDPLTQVLKCHVFRCEGPASAIAAGLHRVCAQLTAERRSARAAGNGLGTDPPRLGEPPLQVEFPAPKSEVVQRFPVCYLGCVPVAKPVGMDVINAALEAALAPGSGEPPAPTPVVVSVAPATLTIAHRQTEAVLCECRVRFLSFMGVGRDVRAFAFIMASAPGTFRCHMVWCEPNAAGLSEALQAACVLRYQKCLDARPQASSSCLPAPPADSVARRVGSSVRRGVQTLLGTLKPRRGGAQTP, via the exons ATGTCGGGGGCCCTGAGCAAGCGCAGCGACCTGGCCAACGACAACCGGTGCCCggggctgagcctggggctGGCGGCGGCCCCCGACCCCCGCACCGGCCCCGGGGGGGCCCCGGCCGAGGAGCTGCCCGGCGCCGGGTGGGCGAAGGCCGGGCAGGACCAGAACCGCAACGAGCTcgagccggggccggggccggggcggtcTCCCGGGGCGCACGGGGAGTCCCCCGGAGCCCTCGAGCCGGGGGTCCGGGCCCGCAATGCCCGGAACGCCGCCGGGAACCCGCGGGCTCTGCTGATCGGCGCctcggaggaggaggaggaggatgaagatgaggaggaggacgaggaggaggaggacggcGCCGGGGTCTCTCCGCCGGCTCTGGGCACGGAGCGGGCCCTGCGGGAGCCCCCGGGGCGCAGCGCCAGCCGCCTCTTCGGggggcccggccccggcagcgACGAGGACTCGAGCTGGGCCACGttgagccagggcagccccgGCAGCTCCCCCGATGAGCCAG agtcGCTGTGGCCGTGTGGCGCGGGAGCACACGGGGACCTGCCCCCCGGCTGGCTGCGGGTGCAGGACACCTCGGGCACCTACTACTGGCATGTCCCCACTGGGACCACGCAGTGGGAGCCCCCCGGCGGGCCCCACGAGAGCCCTTCCGATGGCAGCACCCCCACCGAGGGGCCCACC CTTTCCTGGACGAGCTTTGCCCCGGCCGAGACCTTCAACGATGGGGACTTGTGGAAG GACCCcacagctgaggaggaggaggaggaggaagaggaagatgaggagccAGGAGTGTCAGACCTGGAGATGCTGTCACCAGGCCCAGGATCACCAGGAGAGGG CATGGCCCTGAGCGAGGAGGATGTGCTGGACTCCAAG GGCCTCCCGGTGCGCTCTCTGGGCTGGGTACAGCTGCgggaggaggagctgggtcCCGGCCGCAGCAGCAGCGCTGTCAGCGCCTGCATCCGGCAGCTCTCGGGGCCTCGTGAGGGCCCCCCCGGCACCTGGGGGGAG GCAcgggcgctgctgctgctggaggagcgCACGCTGAAGCTGGTGGACCCCCAGGACCGGGCCCTGCTGCACGCGCAGCCCGTGGGCGGCATCCGCGTGTGGGGCGTGGGGCGGCACGGCAGCAG gGACTTTGCATACGTGGCCCGGGACCCCCTGACGCAGGTGCTGAAGTGCCACGTGTTCCGCTGCGAGGGGCCCGCCAGCGCCATCGCTGCTGGGCTGCACCGGGTCTGTGCTCAG ctGACGGCGGAGCGGCGAAGTGCCCGGGCAGCAGGCAACGGCCTGGGGACAGACCCCCCCCGGCTGGGGGAGCCTCCCCTGCAGG TGGAGTTCCCAGCCCCCAAGAGTGAGGTGGTTCAGCGCTTCCCCGTGTGTTACCTGGGCTGTGTCCCCGTGGCCAAGCCAGTGG gcATGGATGTGATCAACGCGGCACTGGAGGCGGCGCTGGCCCCTGGCTCAGGGGAGCCCCCTGCGCCCACCCCCGTGGTGGTCAGTGTGGCCCCCGCCACCCTCACCATTGCTCACCGCCAG ACAGAGGCGGTGCTGTGCGAGTGCCGCGTGCGGTTCCTGTCCTTCATGGGGGTGGGACGCGACGTCCGCGCCTTCGCCTTCATCATGGCCAGCGCCCCCGGCACCTTCCGCTGCCACATGGTGTGGTGCGAGCCCAACGCCGCGGGGCTCAGTGAGGCGCTGCAGGCCGCCTGCGTG CTCCGCTACCAGAAGTGCCTGGACGCGCGGCCCCAggcctccagctcctgcctgccgGCCCCTCCGGCCGACTCGGTGGCGCGGCGGGTGGGCTCCTCCGTGCGCCGAGGGGTGCAGACCCTCCTGGGGACCCTCAAACCGCGGCGGGGAGGGGCGCAGACCCCGTGA